One Phocaeicola dorei genomic region harbors:
- a CDS encoding DnaJ C-terminal domain-containing protein, with translation MAYIDYYKVLGVDKSATQDDIKKAFRKLARKYHPDLNPNDPGAKDKFQEINEANEVLSDPEKRKKYDEYGEHWKHADEFEKQKQQYGGAGGFGGFGGAGSGFGTDGNGSYWYSGNGGEEFSGAHFGGSTGGFSDFFEELFGHRGGANGRRSAGFRGQDYNAELQLSLREAAETHKQVLNVNGKNIRITVPAGIANGQTIKLRGHGAPGVNGGPAGDLYITFVIPDDPVFKRLGNDLYIDAPLSLYTAVLGGEETVDTLNGKVKLKVKPETQNGTKVRLKGKGFPVYKEEGKFGDLIVTYNVTIPSNLTEHQKELFRQLKDSSN, from the coding sequence ATGGCTTACATAGACTATTACAAAGTATTGGGAGTGGACAAAAGCGCCACCCAAGATGATATCAAGAAGGCTTTCCGTAAGCTGGCCCGCAAATACCATCCTGACCTGAATCCGAATGACCCTGGGGCCAAAGATAAGTTTCAGGAGATAAATGAAGCCAACGAAGTACTGAGTGACCCGGAAAAACGTAAGAAATACGACGAATACGGTGAACACTGGAAACATGCCGACGAATTTGAAAAACAAAAGCAACAATATGGAGGAGCCGGTGGATTCGGAGGATTTGGCGGAGCCGGAAGCGGATTCGGTACGGACGGTAACGGCAGTTACTGGTATTCCGGCAATGGAGGAGAAGAATTCAGCGGTGCACATTTCGGTGGCAGCACAGGTGGCTTCTCTGATTTTTTTGAAGAACTGTTCGGACATCGTGGCGGTGCAAACGGCAGACGAAGTGCCGGATTCCGTGGACAGGACTATAATGCTGAATTACAACTTTCATTGCGTGAAGCCGCCGAAACACACAAACAAGTGCTTAATGTAAACGGAAAGAACATACGTATCACTGTTCCGGCAGGTATAGCCAACGGACAGACTATCAAATTGCGTGGTCATGGTGCACCGGGAGTAAACGGTGGTCCTGCAGGCGATCTGTACATCACCTTTGTCATTCCAGACGATCCTGTATTCAAACGTCTGGGGAATGATTTATATATCGATGCTCCGCTTAGCCTCTACACCGCCGTACTGGGTGGTGAAGAAACCGTGGACACACTGAACGGCAAGGTAAAACTGAAAGTAAAACCTGAAACCCAGAACGGAACCAAAGTCCGTTTGAAAGGCAAAGGCTTTCCTGTTTACAAGGAAGAAGGCAAATTTGGCGATCTGATAGTAACTTATAATGTCACCATT
- a CDS encoding KamA family radical SAM protein: MKQKNKMLSTHGIKTLFETRLTQLTSLASESQDETAFKNKLNDYLLSGPIYNPAAARQIKRLIDNDGKTIYEASTEQEIKIETISLLWKFLTNSIINEEISVDLWIDLYHQFDRLYHEEEELPDEKQVQQWMKRWPSGLNEDVRAIRRQNKERIISLLIQKIENRHTPSSRYLFPEGSTEEDKRQLVCQWWNEARFHLAMAIKSPTELNRMLGNSLSEETLQLYHKARKKGMPVFITPYYLSLLNPTGKGYDDTAIRSYILYSPQLVETYGNIHAWEKEDAVEDGKPNAAGWLLPDGHNIHRRYPDVAILIPDSMGRACGGLCASCQRMYDFQSERLNFNFEELKPKESWDKRLRKLMEYFENDTQLRDILITGGDALMSQNKTLRNILEAVYKMAVRKRNANLHRAEGEKYAELQRVRLGSRLPVYLPMRINDELLDILREFKEKASAVGVRQFLIQTHFQTPLEVTPEAREAIRKILAAGWTITNQLVYNVAASRRGHTAKLRKVLNGLGVLCYYTFSVKGFEENYAVFTPNSRSLQEKEEEKRWGKLSAEQEKEFLNLLRNCKDRAAAVQRFCTFHQIPFVATDRSVLNLPGIGKSMTFVTIGMTKEGKRILEFDHDPTRQHSPIIHQMEKIYIKENKSIWQYMLQLQEMGEKKEEYASLWKYMEGETEHRFPLYNYPDPGFRITEKYSHLSVVGNKSIC, encoded by the coding sequence ATGAAACAAAAGAATAAGATGTTATCCACCCATGGCATTAAAACACTATTCGAAACCCGATTAACCCAACTCACTTCATTGGCTTCAGAAAGCCAGGATGAAACAGCTTTCAAAAACAAGCTGAACGATTATCTATTATCTGGTCCTATTTACAATCCTGCTGCCGCAAGGCAAATTAAAAGACTGATAGATAACGATGGAAAAACCATTTACGAAGCCTCTACAGAACAGGAGATTAAAATAGAAACCATCTCACTGCTTTGGAAGTTTTTAACGAATAGTATCATCAATGAAGAGATTTCCGTTGATTTATGGATTGACCTGTATCACCAGTTTGACCGGCTTTATCACGAAGAGGAGGAACTACCTGATGAAAAACAAGTGCAACAATGGATGAAACGCTGGCCCAGCGGACTGAATGAGGATGTCCGGGCTATCCGCCGACAAAACAAAGAGCGTATTATCTCCCTTCTTATCCAGAAAATAGAAAACAGACACACGCCCTCCAGCCGCTATCTTTTTCCCGAAGGAAGCACGGAAGAGGACAAACGCCAGCTGGTCTGCCAATGGTGGAACGAAGCCCGTTTTCATCTGGCAATGGCCATAAAAAGCCCTACCGAACTGAACCGAATGCTAGGCAACTCCCTATCCGAAGAGACCTTGCAGCTTTATCACAAAGCACGCAAGAAAGGAATGCCTGTCTTTATCACCCCTTACTATCTGTCTTTGTTGAATCCTACGGGGAAAGGATATGATGATACAGCCATACGAAGCTATATTCTGTACTCTCCCCAACTGGTGGAAACATACGGTAACATCCACGCATGGGAAAAAGAAGATGCTGTGGAGGACGGAAAGCCTAACGCTGCAGGATGGCTGCTGCCGGACGGACACAACATTCACCGCCGTTATCCCGATGTGGCCATTCTTATCCCCGACTCGATGGGACGTGCATGCGGCGGCCTGTGTGCATCCTGCCAGCGCATGTACGACTTCCAAAGTGAACGTCTGAACTTCAACTTCGAGGAATTGAAACCGAAAGAGAGCTGGGACAAGAGGTTGAGAAAACTGATGGAATATTTCGAGAACGACACTCAGCTCAGGGATATCCTGATTACGGGAGGCGATGCATTGATGAGCCAGAACAAGACCTTGCGCAATATATTGGAAGCCGTCTACAAAATGGCTGTCCGCAAACGAAACGCAAACCTGCACCGCGCCGAAGGAGAGAAATATGCGGAACTGCAACGAGTACGCCTGGGCAGCCGGCTCCCGGTATATCTGCCCATGCGAATCAATGACGAACTATTGGATATCTTACGTGAGTTCAAAGAAAAGGCATCTGCCGTAGGGGTCAGACAATTTCTGATTCAAACGCATTTCCAGACTCCACTGGAAGTAACACCCGAAGCGCGTGAAGCTATCCGCAAGATACTGGCAGCCGGGTGGACTATCACCAACCAGCTAGTATATAATGTGGCGGCTTCCCGTCGCGGACATACCGCCAAGCTGCGCAAAGTATTGAACGGATTGGGTGTATTGTGTTACTACACTTTCTCGGTAAAAGGTTTTGAAGAGAACTATGCGGTATTCACACCGAACAGCCGTTCCTTACAGGAGAAAGAAGAGGAAAAAAGATGGGGAAAACTTTCCGCAGAGCAAGAAAAGGAGTTTTTGAACCTGTTGAGAAACTGTAAAGACCGTGCGGCAGCCGTACAGCGTTTCTGCACCTTCCATCAGATTCCTTTCGTAGCAACAGACCGCAGCGTACTGAACCTGCCGGGTATAGGCAAGAGCATGACTTTCGTAACTATCGGTATGACAAAAGAGGGAAAACGGATACTGGAATTTGACCATGACCCAACCCGCCAGCATAGTCCGATTATTCATCAGATGGAAAAAATATACATCAAGGAAAACAAGTCTATCTGGCAATATATGCTGCAATTGCAGGAAATGGGCGAGAAGAAAGAAGAATATGCCAGTCTGTGGAAATATATGGAAGGAGAAACAGAACACCGCTTTCCCTTATATAATTATCCCGATCCGGGATTCCGGATTACAGAAAAGTATAGTCACTTGTCAGTAGTTGGTAATAAATCAATCTGTTAA
- a CDS encoding sensor histidine kinase: MPIGCVLFLFYYLCSEFLEIILKEMRGLAIIFRFFMLLVLLLPVVALCPVKAETTLEGPILIVTSYNPETRSISDNLSALMDEYRQRGGKYTPIIESMNCKNLSEAYLWKSRMASILGKYKGKNRPSLVILLGQEAWSAYISQDTEIAKKTPSICGMVSVNGLVLPDDSIDTRVWEPESKNIYTDFGDYNIVAGYVYEYDVDKNIELMRRFYPDMRRVAFISDNTYGGLSMQALVKKEMEKYPDLETIWLDGRTETFMEVSERMRRLPQNTCVLLGTWRVDCTESYVIGNTTYMLRDANPTLPVFTIASVGLGHWALGGYTPEYHAVGKNIGAVTYDFLDKGDREGVDLVTIPGNYTFDIKRLHEFKLDSLNLPQGAVLVNKTPSLYEQYKYWVIGVVSAFMFLIVCFLIAIYYIIRINHLKHHLEVSGEELLVAKEKAEESNRLKTAFLANMSHEIRTPLNAIVGFSSVLVSDDSSPAEKAQYCDIIQKNSDLLLHLINDILDISRMESGKIKFVWEECDVVELCQTALSTAEYGRKTSALFLFETPVASLVIKTDAQRLKQVLINLLSNAAKFTPSGSIKLAIAIDKQHQQLELSVSDTGCGIPSDKSDRVFERFEKLNEYSQGTGLGLAISRLIVENLGGKIWVDKDYTEGARFVFTHPLTKKEKE, from the coding sequence ATGCCAATTGGTTGTGTTCTGTTTTTATTTTATTATCTTTGCAGCGAATTTTTAGAAATTATTCTAAAGGAAATGAGGGGATTGGCAATCATATTCAGGTTTTTTATGCTATTAGTCCTGCTGCTTCCTGTGGTTGCTCTGTGTCCTGTGAAGGCGGAAACAACTCTGGAAGGGCCTATCCTTATTGTCACTTCTTATAACCCCGAAACTCGTAGTATTTCTGACAACCTGTCTGCTCTTATGGATGAATACCGACAGCGTGGCGGCAAGTATACTCCGATCATAGAGAGTATGAACTGCAAGAATTTGTCCGAGGCTTATCTGTGGAAATCGCGTATGGCCTCCATCCTTGGTAAGTATAAAGGGAAAAACCGTCCGTCACTGGTTATATTGCTGGGGCAGGAGGCATGGTCGGCTTATATTTCACAAGACACGGAGATAGCTAAAAAGACTCCGTCCATCTGTGGTATGGTCAGTGTCAACGGACTGGTATTGCCTGATGATAGTATCGACACACGGGTATGGGAACCTGAAAGTAAGAATATTTATACGGATTTCGGCGATTATAATATTGTTGCCGGTTATGTATATGAATATGATGTCGATAAAAACATAGAGTTGATGCGTCGCTTTTATCCTGATATGCGCCGTGTGGCATTTATATCGGATAATACCTATGGCGGGCTGTCTATGCAAGCCTTGGTTAAAAAGGAGATGGAGAAGTACCCTGATTTAGAGACGATTTGGCTGGACGGTCGTACGGAAACCTTTATGGAAGTGAGTGAAAGGATGCGCAGATTGCCTCAAAATACGTGTGTATTGTTGGGAACATGGCGTGTGGACTGTACGGAGAGTTATGTTATTGGTAATACGACTTATATGCTGCGTGATGCGAATCCTACCCTGCCTGTGTTTACTATCGCATCTGTGGGATTGGGACATTGGGCATTGGGAGGATATACTCCCGAATACCATGCGGTAGGAAAGAATATAGGCGCGGTTACTTATGATTTTTTGGATAAAGGAGATAGAGAAGGGGTGGACTTGGTGACTATTCCCGGAAACTATACTTTTGATATAAAGCGTTTGCATGAATTCAAATTGGATTCATTGAATCTTCCTCAGGGAGCGGTGTTGGTGAACAAGACTCCTTCGCTTTATGAGCAGTATAAATATTGGGTCATAGGGGTTGTTTCGGCGTTCATGTTCCTGATAGTCTGTTTCTTGATAGCCATATATTATATTATCCGTATCAACCACTTGAAACATCATCTAGAAGTGTCTGGCGAGGAGTTGTTGGTAGCCAAGGAGAAAGCGGAAGAATCCAACAGGCTGAAGACAGCTTTTCTGGCCAATATGAGCCACGAGATACGCACTCCGTTGAATGCTATTGTGGGATTTTCCAGCGTGTTGGTCAGTGATGATTCCTCTCCTGCCGAGAAGGCGCAGTATTGTGATATCATTCAGAAGAATTCCGATTTGTTGTTGCACCTCATAAATGATATTCTGGACATCTCGCGCATGGAATCCGGAAAAATAAAATTCGTATGGGAGGAATGTGATGTAGTAGAGTTGTGTCAGACGGCTTTGTCTACAGCGGAGTATGGACGCAAGACCAGCGCTTTGTTTCTGTTCGAAACTCCTGTAGCTTCGCTGGTTATCAAGACGGATGCCCAGCGCCTGAAGCAAGTATTGATTAATTTGTTGTCCAATGCCGCTAAATTTACCCCGTCCGGTTCTATTAAATTGGCGATTGCCATAGACAAACAGCATCAACAGTTGGAATTGTCTGTGTCGGATACCGGTTGCGGTATTCCGTCCGATAAGAGCGACAGGGTTTTTGAACGTTTCGAGAAATTGAATGAATATTCCCAAGGTACGGGGCTGGGATTGGCCATCAGCAGGCTGATAGTCGAGAATTTGGGAGGTAAGATATGGGTGGACAAGGATTATACCGAAGGCGCCCGGTTTGTATTCACGCATCCTTTAACTAAAAAAGAAAAAGAATAG
- a CDS encoding bifunctional metallophosphatase/5'-nucleotidase — translation MKYRICISALLLWAGMQVSASNNQKEVVIKIIETSDVHGNFFPYNFIERKEWSGSLARVHSFVKEQREKYGDNCLLMDNGDILQGQPTAYYYNFMDTVSTHVAADMMNYMGCVVGNMGNHDVETGHAVYDRWIKQCDFPVLGANIIDNATGKPYLKPYEVLERDGVRIAVLGMITPAIPSWLPEKLWSGLHFEEMEPCARKWVKIIKEKENPDVIVGLFHAGKSGNVLGQVVEDASMDVAKRVPGFDVVLMGHDHTRECVKVQNVAGDSVLVIDPANNANVVSDVTLTVTKKDGKVVAKSVEGRLADMNKYPVSQEFMDKFAPQYKAVNDFVSRKIGTISRTITAKDAYFGSSPFIDLIHQLQLEISGAEVSFCAPLSFRAEIKEGDIYVSDMFNLYKYENMLYVMELSGKEIKDFLEMAYAIWTNQMKSPEDHLMLFKEPVEEGKRANFKNFSFNFDSAAGINYTVDVTKPAGEKITIQSMSDGTPFSMDKVYKVALNSYRGNGGGDLLTLGAGISKEDLAKRIIFATDKDLRYYLMQYIEQEKVLHPHAMHQWKFIPEEWTVPAAKKDYQLLFGEEKK, via the coding sequence ATGAAATATAGAATATGTATCAGCGCCCTGCTGTTGTGGGCGGGTATGCAGGTGTCTGCATCCAATAATCAGAAAGAAGTGGTTATCAAGATTATAGAAACCAGTGATGTGCACGGGAATTTCTTTCCGTATAACTTTATCGAACGGAAAGAATGGAGTGGAAGTCTTGCCCGTGTTCATTCCTTTGTGAAAGAGCAGCGTGAGAAATATGGGGATAATTGCCTGTTGATGGATAATGGGGATATCCTGCAAGGTCAGCCTACAGCTTACTATTATAATTTTATGGATACCGTGTCTACCCATGTGGCGGCGGATATGATGAATTATATGGGATGTGTGGTAGGCAATATGGGTAATCATGACGTAGAGACCGGGCATGCGGTGTACGACCGTTGGATAAAACAGTGCGATTTTCCGGTACTGGGGGCTAACATTATAGACAATGCCACCGGAAAACCTTATCTGAAACCCTACGAGGTGTTGGAGCGTGACGGAGTGAGGATAGCGGTTCTGGGTATGATTACTCCGGCCATTCCTTCATGGTTGCCGGAGAAGTTATGGAGTGGCCTGCATTTTGAGGAAATGGAGCCCTGCGCACGTAAGTGGGTGAAGATTATAAAGGAAAAAGAGAACCCCGATGTCATTGTGGGATTGTTTCATGCCGGAAAGTCGGGCAACGTGTTGGGACAGGTGGTGGAAGATGCCTCTATGGATGTTGCCAAACGGGTCCCGGGCTTTGATGTGGTGCTGATGGGGCACGACCATACAAGGGAATGTGTAAAGGTGCAGAATGTGGCAGGAGACAGTGTGTTGGTCATTGATCCGGCAAACAATGCCAATGTGGTTTCGGATGTGACCCTGACCGTAACAAAGAAAGACGGGAAAGTGGTGGCGAAGTCGGTGGAGGGCAGATTGGCGGATATGAATAAGTATCCTGTCAGCCAGGAGTTTATGGATAAATTCGCTCCTCAATATAAGGCTGTAAATGACTTCGTATCCCGTAAAATCGGTACTATTTCACGTACCATCACAGCGAAGGATGCTTATTTCGGTTCTTCTCCTTTCATAGACCTGATTCATCAGTTGCAATTGGAAATTTCGGGTGCTGAAGTGTCCTTCTGTGCTCCGTTGTCCTTCCGGGCAGAGATTAAAGAAGGAGACATCTATGTGAGTGATATGTTTAATTTGTACAAGTACGAGAACATGCTGTATGTGATGGAACTCTCGGGCAAGGAAATTAAAGATTTCCTGGAAATGGCATACGCCATCTGGACTAATCAGATGAAGAGTCCCGAGGACCACCTGATGCTTTTCAAGGAGCCGGTAGAGGAGGGAAAGCGTGCTAATTTCAAGAATTTCAGCTTTAACTTTGATTCTGCCGCAGGTATTAATTATACGGTGGACGTGACCAAGCCGGCAGGAGAGAAAATCACGATTCAAAGCATGTCGGACGGGACTCCCTTCAGTATGGATAAGGTTTATAAAGTGGCTTTGAATTCTTACCGTGGGAACGGTGGCGGAGATTTATTGACCCTTGGAGCAGGAATTTCCAAGGAAGATTTGGCAAAACGTATTATTTTTGCAACCGATAAGGATTTGCGTTATTATCTGATGCAATATATTGAGCAGGAAAAAGTGCTGCATCCTCATGCCATGCACCAGTGGAAGTTTATTCCGGAGGAATGGACTGTGCCTGCCGCAAAAAAAGACTATCAATTGCTGTTTGGCGAGGAAAAGAAATAA
- a CDS encoding TonB-dependent receptor yields MKQYILLLVLMVMSAGINAYAEDVNPVKEGNVISGHVVEKGTENSLPYAAILIVETGQGTVSNEDGEFRFKKVPAGKYTLRVQLLGYETQEKKVTVSNDFTVDVHFLMSDESIMTDEVVVSANRNETSRKVAPVVVNVMNAKLFESVNSTDLAKSLNYQSGLRVENNCQNCGFPQVRINGLEGPYSQILINSRPVVSALSGVYGLEQIPVNMIERVEVVRGGGSALFGANAVGGTINIITKDPINNSFQVSSTMSNMNGKVWEQYMGANASLVSKDNTYGIALYQSYRNRNPYDADGDGFSELGKLNMNTFGLRTYYRPTQFSRISLEYHTTNEFRRGGNKFDLQPHETDITEQTKHVINSGGLSYDLFWKEYKHKLSFYSSIQHTDRNSYYGAQQDANAYGKTKDLTWVAGGMYVGNFEKVLFSPATFTAGLEYQNNSLHDVMTGYHRDMKQDVRIASAFVQNEWKMNQFVFLAGFRLDDHNLIDNPIFSPRLNLLYKPSDKLQARITWSTGFRAPQAYDEDLHVTAVGGEGVLIKLAEGLKPEHSNSISGSIDWTANIGHFQTNLLLEGFYTGLDDVFVLEDMGHDENGNKVKERRNGNGARVYGVNLDGKIAHGRDAALQVGFTVQRSEYTELEAWSENPEVAPVKRMPRTPDYYGYFTLTSAPFKNFDCSLSGVYTGRMHVPHFAPTELPEEYIGQYIAKDEMVHTPDFFDLNVKLNYTFVLNDHIKLQLNGGVQNIFNAFQKDLDKGGYRDSGYFYGPTQPRTYFVGIKITN; encoded by the coding sequence ATGAAACAATATATTCTGTTACTCGTGCTCATGGTGATGAGTGCGGGTATCAATGCGTATGCAGAAGATGTAAATCCTGTGAAGGAAGGCAATGTGATTTCAGGTCATGTAGTGGAAAAAGGCACGGAGAACAGCCTTCCGTATGCTGCCATATTGATTGTGGAAACCGGGCAGGGTACGGTGAGTAACGAGGACGGTGAGTTCCGTTTCAAGAAGGTTCCGGCAGGAAAGTACACATTGAGGGTTCAGCTACTGGGCTATGAGACACAGGAAAAGAAAGTGACCGTCAGTAACGACTTCACGGTAGATGTTCATTTTTTGATGAGTGATGAAAGTATTATGACGGACGAGGTGGTTGTATCGGCCAATCGCAATGAGACAAGTCGCAAGGTGGCTCCGGTGGTAGTCAATGTGATGAATGCCAAGCTGTTCGAATCGGTGAACTCTACCGATTTGGCTAAATCCTTGAATTACCAGTCGGGGCTGCGTGTGGAGAACAACTGCCAGAACTGCGGCTTCCCTCAAGTACGTATCAATGGGCTGGAAGGACCTTATTCGCAAATTCTTATCAATAGCCGTCCGGTAGTCAGTGCTCTGTCCGGTGTATATGGCTTGGAGCAGATTCCGGTGAATATGATAGAGCGTGTAGAGGTTGTCCGCGGAGGAGGGTCGGCCTTGTTTGGTGCTAATGCAGTGGGCGGAACCATCAATATCATCACGAAAGACCCCATCAACAATTCATTTCAAGTTTCTTCAACAATGTCCAATATGAACGGCAAGGTGTGGGAACAGTATATGGGAGCCAACGCCTCTTTGGTGTCAAAAGACAATACATATGGCATCGCTTTGTATCAGTCTTATCGGAACCGTAATCCGTATGATGCGGACGGGGACGGTTTCTCGGAGTTGGGAAAGCTGAACATGAATACGTTCGGGCTGCGTACCTATTACCGTCCTACGCAGTTCAGCCGTATCAGTCTGGAATATCATACCACGAATGAGTTCCGTCGCGGAGGGAATAAATTTGATTTGCAGCCGCACGAAACGGATATCACCGAACAGACTAAGCATGTCATCAATAGTGGCGGATTGAGTTATGATCTGTTTTGGAAAGAATACAAGCATAAGCTTTCTTTCTATTCTTCCATCCAGCATACCGACCGTAACAGTTATTATGGTGCGCAACAGGATGCGAATGCATACGGAAAGACGAAAGACCTGACTTGGGTGGCAGGTGGCATGTATGTGGGTAATTTTGAGAAAGTTTTATTCTCTCCTGCTACTTTTACCGCCGGGTTGGAGTATCAGAACAACTCCCTGCACGATGTTATGACCGGTTATCACCGTGATATGAAACAGGATGTGCGTATTGCCAGCGCTTTTGTGCAGAACGAATGGAAAATGAATCAGTTTGTATTCCTGGCCGGGTTCCGTCTGGATGACCATAACCTGATTGACAATCCTATCTTCAGCCCCCGTCTGAACCTGCTCTACAAACCGAGTGACAAACTACAGGCACGTATTACCTGGTCTACCGGTTTCCGTGCGCCGCAGGCATACGATGAGGATTTGCATGTTACCGCAGTAGGAGGTGAGGGCGTGCTTATCAAGTTGGCGGAAGGGCTGAAACCGGAGCATTCCAACAGCATCAGCGGCTCCATTGACTGGACGGCGAATATCGGTCATTTCCAGACCAATTTGTTATTGGAAGGGTTCTATACCGGATTGGATGACGTGTTTGTTCTGGAGGATATGGGCCATGACGAGAACGGTAACAAGGTGAAGGAGCGTCGCAACGGTAACGGGGCACGTGTGTATGGCGTGAATCTGGACGGAAAGATTGCACATGGACGTGATGCGGCTTTACAGGTGGGCTTCACGGTGCAGCGCAGCGAATATACCGAGCTGGAGGCATGGAGTGAGAATCCTGAGGTAGCGCCGGTGAAGCGGATGCCCCGTACTCCTGACTATTACGGTTATTTCACATTGACATCTGCTCCGTTCAAGAATTTCGACTGCTCCTTGTCCGGTGTGTACACAGGCCGGATGCATGTGCCGCATTTCGCACCGACAGAGTTGCCCGAGGAATATATAGGACAATATATCGCTAAAGATGAAATGGTGCATACTCCTGATTTCTTTGATTTGAATGTGAAACTGAATTACACATTTGTATTGAATGACCATATCAAATTGCAGTTAAACGGTGGAGTACAGAATATTTTTAATGCTTTCCAAAAGGATTTGGACAAAGGTGGTTATCGTGACTCGGGTTATTTTTATGGGCCTACACAGCCTAGAACGTATTTTGTGGGGATCAAGATTACGAATTGA